A genomic region of uncultured Paludibaculum sp. contains the following coding sequences:
- a CDS encoding alpha-L-arabinofuranosidase C-terminal domain-containing protein, producing the protein MQRRTLLRTAAGAVAGFAAAVRPALAADADIEITPRADGETISPHIYGHFIEHLGTVIYDGIWVGRNSKIPNIDGIRLKFVEDMKRIAVPNLRWPGGCFADGYHWRDGIGSASARPRTYNYWQASLPPGLDHTETNEFGIHEFMRLCRLTGAEPYLAANVGSGSPKEFHDWVLYCNAPVGTVSLASERAANGDKAPFGVKWWGVGNESWGCGGMMNPGEYATLYRRFITQFPVYEPKPYLVAVGPRGHSKDMDLGWTTGFFENMLPQHRAKVDGYSLHFYTDFRNTKEKVGRFDAAGWYDVIREGLRTEEVIEKHWAAMGAYDKAHHTKLIVDEWGVWYPPGEETAPNHLLSQPLTLRDALHTAVSFDVFNRQAGKIAMANVAQTINCLHSLFLAQGDRYARTPVYHVFEMYRGHMGGRLAQLNIRTPERKVPSRNGTATMAGLSGSASTKDGRMSISLTNPSLDDSVSCRIRLTAGSASEARATVLTHPDKAAHNTFDRPDEVKPAALPVTVRGGSVEVTLPKQSVVSIELRIA; encoded by the coding sequence ATGCAGCGACGCACTTTACTTCGAACAGCGGCCGGAGCCGTGGCGGGCTTCGCCGCCGCGGTGCGCCCGGCCCTGGCGGCCGATGCCGACATCGAGATCACCCCTCGGGCCGACGGCGAGACCATCAGCCCCCACATCTATGGCCACTTCATCGAACACCTGGGCACCGTCATCTACGACGGCATCTGGGTGGGCCGCAATTCGAAGATCCCCAACATCGATGGCATCCGGCTGAAGTTCGTCGAGGACATGAAACGCATCGCCGTCCCCAACCTCCGCTGGCCCGGCGGCTGCTTCGCGGACGGCTACCACTGGCGCGACGGCATCGGTTCGGCCTCCGCCCGCCCCCGTACCTACAACTACTGGCAGGCCAGCCTGCCGCCCGGCCTCGACCACACCGAGACCAACGAGTTCGGCATCCACGAGTTCATGCGCCTCTGCCGCCTCACGGGCGCCGAGCCCTACCTCGCCGCCAACGTCGGCTCGGGTTCCCCCAAGGAATTCCACGACTGGGTCCTCTACTGCAATGCGCCCGTCGGCACCGTCTCTCTCGCCTCCGAGCGTGCCGCCAACGGCGACAAGGCCCCCTTCGGCGTGAAATGGTGGGGCGTCGGCAACGAATCCTGGGGCTGCGGCGGCATGATGAACCCCGGCGAGTACGCCACCCTCTATCGCCGATTCATCACGCAGTTTCCTGTATACGAACCGAAGCCTTACCTCGTCGCTGTCGGTCCGCGCGGACACTCCAAGGACATGGACCTCGGCTGGACCACCGGCTTCTTCGAGAACATGCTGCCGCAGCACCGGGCCAAGGTCGACGGCTACTCCCTCCACTTCTACACCGACTTCCGGAACACCAAAGAGAAAGTCGGCCGCTTCGACGCCGCCGGCTGGTACGACGTCATTCGCGAAGGCCTGCGCACGGAAGAGGTCATCGAGAAGCACTGGGCCGCGATGGGCGCCTACGACAAGGCCCACCACACGAAACTGATCGTCGACGAATGGGGCGTCTGGTATCCACCAGGAGAAGAAACGGCGCCCAACCACCTGCTCAGCCAGCCTCTCACCCTGCGCGATGCCCTGCACACGGCGGTCTCCTTTGATGTCTTCAACCGACAAGCCGGCAAGATCGCCATGGCCAACGTCGCGCAGACCATCAACTGCCTGCACTCCCTGTTCCTGGCGCAGGGGGACCGCTACGCCCGCACCCCCGTCTATCACGTCTTCGAGATGTATCGCGGCCACATGGGCGGCCGGTTGGCCCAACTCAACATCCGGACCCCCGAACGCAAAGTGCCCTCGCGCAATGGCACGGCCACCATGGCCGGTCTCTCCGGCTCAGCCTCAACGAAAGACGGCCGGATGTCGATCTCCCTCACGAATCCATCGCTCGACGACTCGGTCTCCTGCCGCATCCGCCTCACCGCCGGCTCGGCCTCCGAAGCCCGGGCCACCGTGCTCACCCACCCCGACAAGGCGGCCCACAACACTTTTGACCGCCCAGACGAAGTGAAGCCTGCGGCCTTGCCCGTCACGGTGAGAGGCGGCAGTGTGGAAGTCACACTACCGAAACAGTCGGTAGTCTCCATCGAATTAAGAATCGCCTGA